In Plasmodium coatneyi strain Hackeri chromosome 5, complete sequence, a genomic segment contains:
- a CDS encoding Repressor of RNA polymerase III transcription, producing the protein MINLDIANLNDVNLILERLEAHDRFIEAKIELFEEIDQPPHSYSASVGANLTADGNNSKEVTPSSVQTPTSVGTSADTNNTTDCSSKRGSHKTSIKKKVPEVINTKEKKNILTNVINILNYVFPDYEFKFLNKSNLKQIKNMNTVIDNINYNLFYVIENIYRGFNKRIWKILKELIDFKHCDVYTYLNDTDNDPYVDKESISSFNYFFFAKKNRRILFISCITKPKYKHQNDEDFNNIFLGIQDEPSINNQNAYDEENSSS; encoded by the coding sequence ATGATCAACCTAGACATAGCTAACCTGAACGATGTGAATTTAATTTTAGAGAGGCTTGAGGCACACGACAGATTTATCGAAGCGAAAATTGAGTTGTTCGAAGAAATTGATCAACCGCCCCACAGTTACAGCGCCAGTGTAGGTGCGAATCTCACAGCGGACGGCAACAACAGCAAGGAGGTTACACCATCGAGTGTACAAACACCCACCTCCGTTGGCACATCAGCAGACACGAACAACACCACCGATTGTAGCAGCAAACGTGGGTCACACAAAACTtcgataaagaaaaaagtaccaGAAGTCATAAAcaccaaggaaaaaaaaaacatcctcACAAATGTTATCAACATATTAAACTATGTATTCCCAGATTATGAGTTTAAGTTTTTAAATAAATCCAATTtgaagcaaataaaaaatatgaacacagTGATAGATAATATTAactataatttattttacgtCATTGAGAATATATACCGGGGTTTCAACAAAAGGATTTGGAAGATTTTAAAAGAGTTGATCGATTTTAAACATTGTGATGTGTACACCTACTTGAACGACACGGATAATGATCCCTACGTGGACAAGGAAAGCATCTCCagttttaattattttttttttgcgaaaaaaaatagaagaattcTGTTCATTTCGTGCATTACCAAGCCAAAATATAAACaccaaaatgatgaagactTTAACAATATCTTCTTAGGCATTCAAGATGAGCCCTCCATTAATAATCAAAATGCATATGACGAGGAAAATTCATCAAGCTAG
- a CDS encoding Prohibitin-like protein, with protein sequence MKGNFLLCKNYAKWYKRGSHQMGTKWYAHNVAELVNTKKKAVEKNKHFSTGHTKDGINKYVSEAPTRVSVLNADLSQKVSHHNYDDDGDIALTRNAEGPVYENERNPHDQIKLWCAKSLKLLSMCVITSLFFYCTFKKVPEGYICLVQNKNDDTVLPYIYDDLMTFFFNPLKYKVRIIRVIPIQKKFTRVYETLDKKKVRVKLQVKMKPKIPFIIEIFSSFGDNYSTNYIEKEMNLDIMNVVKNYDLDTLVEENKETNGMPHATVDDAVDQIMDRFYDCSVFHKIILLDVSILFERVE encoded by the coding sequence ATGAAAGGGAATTTCCTCCTCTGcaaaaattatgcaaaatgGTACAAACGAGGCAGTCATCAGATGGGCACAAAATGGTATGCACACAATGTAGCAGAGCTGGtgaataccaaaaaaaaggccgtagagaagaacaaacacTTTTCCACAGGTCATACAAAAGATGGAATTAATAAATACGTAAGTGAAGCCCCAACACGAGTCAGCGTCCTAAATGCAGATTTGTCCCAAAAGGTTAGTCATCACAattatgatgatgatggtgataTCGCTTTGACGCGCAATGCGGAAGGGCCTGTTTACGAAAACGAGAGGAATCCACATGACCAAATAAAATTATGGTGTGCAAAAAGTCTCAAACTGTTAAGCATGTGCGTAATAACCTCCTTATTCTTCTATTGCACATTTAAGAAAGTGCCAGAGGGGTATATCTGTTTAGtgcaaaacaaaaatgacgaCACAGTATTGCCATACATTTATGACGATCTGatgacgtttttttttaatccgtTGAAATATAAAGTTCGTATAATCAGAGTCATTCCAATTCAGAAGAAGTTTACACGTGTGTACGAAACgttggataaaaaaaaagtccgcGTAAAATTACAAGTCAAAATGAAACCAAAAATTCCGTTTATTATCGAAATTTTTAGTTCCTTTGGGGATAATTATAGCACGAATTAtattgaaaaggaaatgaactTGGACATTATGAATGTTGTGAAGAATTATGACTTGGATACTTTAgtagaggaaaataaagagaCGAATGGTATGCCACACGCTACAGTGGATGACGCAGTTGATCAAATTATGGACAGGTTTTACGACTGCTCCgtttttcacaaaataaTTCTTCTGGACGTCTCCATCCTGTTTGAACGGGTAGAATAA